A section of the Harmonia axyridis chromosome 2, icHarAxyr1.1, whole genome shotgun sequence genome encodes:
- the LOC123674253 gene encoding calcium/calmodulin-dependent protein kinase type II alpha chain isoform X17: MSVPVATTRFSDNYDLKEELGKGAFSVVRRCVQKSTGLEFAAKIINTKKLSARDFQKLEREARICRKLQHPNIVRLHDSIQEENFHYLVFDLVTGGELFEDIVAREFYSEADASHCIQQILESVNHCHQNGVVHRDLKPENLLLASKAKGAAVKLADFGLAIEVQGEQQAWFGFAGTPGYLSPEVLKKEPYGKPVDIWACGVILYILLVGYPPFWDEDQHRLYAQIKAGAYDYPSPEWDTVTPEAKNLINQMLTVNAAKRITAAEALKHPWICQRERVASVVHRQETVDCLKKFNARRKLKGAILTTMLATRNFSSRSIVVKKGDGSQVKESTDSSTTIEDDDVKEEKKGAVDRSSTVIAKEPEGSGTPPQLPRVASSTSNSLSSSVTTLLMKPNALNLGQAMLQSIQARRQEIIKITEQLIEAINSGDFVAYTKICDPHLTAFEPEAMGNLVEGMDFHKFYFDNVLSKNCKAVNTTILNPHVHLLGEDAACIAYVRLTQYLDKQGQAHTHQSEESRVWHKKDNKWQNVHFHRSGSTGGSAFGFSK, translated from the exons attttcaaaaattggaaCGAGAAGCCAGAATTTGCAGAAAGTTACAGCATCCAAACATAG TGAGATTACATGACAGTATACAAGAAGAAAATTTCCATTATTTGGTATTTGATCT AGTCACAGGTGGAGAAttattcgaagatattgttgcAAGAGAATTTTATTCTGAAGCAGATGCATCCCATTGTATTCAACAAATCTTGGAATCTGTGAATCATTGTCATCAAAATGGTGTAGTACATAGGGATCTTAAG CCTGAAAACCTTTTACTTGCAAGTAAAGCCAAAGGAGCAGCTGTCAAATTGGCTGATTTCGGATTAGCAATAGAAGTACAAGGCGAACAGCAGGCATGGTTCGGTTTTGCAGGTACTCCTGGATATTTATCACCGGAAGTCCTGAAAAAGGAACCATACGGAAAGCCTGTGGACATTTGGGCGTGCGGAGTGATCCTTTACATCCTTCTAGTCGGTTATCCACCATTCTGGGATGAGGATCAGCATCGTCTTTATGCACAGATCAAAGCAGGAGCATATGAC TACCCCAGTCCTGAATGGGATACCGTCACACCAGAAGCCAAAAACCTCATCAATCAGATGCTAACAGTAAATGCAGCAAAGAGGATAACTGCTGCAGAAGCTCTCAAACACCCCTGGATATGC CAACGCGAACGTGTTGCTTCAGTGGTTCACAGACAAGAGACTGTCGATTGCCTCAAGAAATTCAATGCCAGGCGTAAACTCAAA GGCGCTATACTTACCACTATGTTGGCTACAAGGAATTTCTCAA GTAGAAGTATAGTCGTAAAGAAAGGAGATGGATCTCAAGTTAAAGAATCCACAGATAGCTCGACAACAATCGAAGACGATGATGTAAAAG AGGAAAAGAAAGGCGCTGTCGATCGCAGTTCTACCGTTATTGCCAAAGAGCCGGAAG GCTCTGGTACACCACCTCAATTGCCAAGAGTAGCATCTTCAACATCGAACTCCCTCTCCAGCTCTGTAACAACCTTATTGATGAAGCCCAATGCTCTTAATTTAGGACAAGCTATGCTTCAGAGTATACAAG CTCGTCGCCAAGAGATCATCAAAATAACAGAACAACTTATAGAGGCGATCAACTCTGGAGATTTTGTAGCTTATAC AAAAATCTGTGATCCACATCTCACAGCATTCGAACCTGAAGCCATGGGAAATTTAGTGGAGGGAATGGATTTCcacaaattttatttcgataacG TCCTCAGTAAAAACTGTAAGGCAGTTAACACCACCATTTTAAACCCGCATGTTCACCTTTTGGGAGAAGATGCAGCTTGTATAGCCTACGTCAGGCTTACCCAGTACTTAGACAA ACAAGGCCAAGCTCACACCCATCAATCAGAGGAGAGCCGTGTATGGCACAAAAAAGACAACAAATGGCAAAATGTGCATTTCCACAGGAGCGGCAGCACTGGGGGAAGTGCATTTGGATTCAGTAAATAG
- the LOC123674253 gene encoding calcium/calmodulin-dependent protein kinase type II alpha chain isoform X6 → MSVPVATTRFSDNYDLKEELGKGAFSVVRRCVQKSTGLEFAAKIINTKKLSARDFQKLEREARICRKLQHPNIVRLHDSIQEENFHYLVFDLVTGGELFEDIVAREFYSEADASHCIQQILESVNHCHQNGVVHRDLKPENLLLASKAKGAAVKLADFGLAIEVQGEQQAWFGFAGTPGYLSPEVLKKEPYGKPVDIWACGVILYILLVGYPPFWDEDQHRLYAQIKAGAYDYPSPEWDTVTPEAKNLINQMLTVNAAKRITAAEALKHPWICQRERVASVVHRQETVDCLKKFNARRKLKGAILTTMLATRNFSIGRSIVVKKGDGSQVKESTDSSTTIEDDDVKEEKKGAVDRSSTVIAKEPEEIRIVCPNKPCTQLSTNSQTSARRQEIIKITEQLIEAINSGDFVAYTKICDPHLTAFEPEAMGNLVEGMDFHKFYFDNGILSKNCKAVNTTILNPHVHLLGEDAACIAYVRLTQYLDKQGQAHTHQSEESRVWHKKDNKWQNVHFHRSGSTGGSAFGFSK, encoded by the exons attttcaaaaattggaaCGAGAAGCCAGAATTTGCAGAAAGTTACAGCATCCAAACATAG TGAGATTACATGACAGTATACAAGAAGAAAATTTCCATTATTTGGTATTTGATCT AGTCACAGGTGGAGAAttattcgaagatattgttgcAAGAGAATTTTATTCTGAAGCAGATGCATCCCATTGTATTCAACAAATCTTGGAATCTGTGAATCATTGTCATCAAAATGGTGTAGTACATAGGGATCTTAAG CCTGAAAACCTTTTACTTGCAAGTAAAGCCAAAGGAGCAGCTGTCAAATTGGCTGATTTCGGATTAGCAATAGAAGTACAAGGCGAACAGCAGGCATGGTTCGGTTTTGCAGGTACTCCTGGATATTTATCACCGGAAGTCCTGAAAAAGGAACCATACGGAAAGCCTGTGGACATTTGGGCGTGCGGAGTGATCCTTTACATCCTTCTAGTCGGTTATCCACCATTCTGGGATGAGGATCAGCATCGTCTTTATGCACAGATCAAAGCAGGAGCATATGAC TACCCCAGTCCTGAATGGGATACCGTCACACCAGAAGCCAAAAACCTCATCAATCAGATGCTAACAGTAAATGCAGCAAAGAGGATAACTGCTGCAGAAGCTCTCAAACACCCCTGGATATGC CAACGCGAACGTGTTGCTTCAGTGGTTCACAGACAAGAGACTGTCGATTGCCTCAAGAAATTCAATGCCAGGCGTAAACTCAAA GGCGCTATACTTACCACTATGTTGGCTACAAGGAATTTCTCAA TAGGTAGAAGTATAGTCGTAAAGAAAGGAGATGGATCTCAAGTTAAAGAATCCACAGATAGCTCGACAACAATCGAAGACGATGATGTAAAAG AGGAAAAGAAAGGCGCTGTCGATCGCAGTTCTACCGTTATTGCCAAAGAGCCGGAAG AAATACGGATTGTGTGCCCCAATAAGCCGTGCACACAGCTATCCACAAATTCTCAAACTTCAG CTCGTCGCCAAGAGATCATCAAAATAACAGAACAACTTATAGAGGCGATCAACTCTGGAGATTTTGTAGCTTATAC AAAAATCTGTGATCCACATCTCACAGCATTCGAACCTGAAGCCATGGGAAATTTAGTGGAGGGAATGGATTTCcacaaattttatttcgataacGGTA TCCTCAGTAAAAACTGTAAGGCAGTTAACACCACCATTTTAAACCCGCATGTTCACCTTTTGGGAGAAGATGCAGCTTGTATAGCCTACGTCAGGCTTACCCAGTACTTAGACAA ACAAGGCCAAGCTCACACCCATCAATCAGAGGAGAGCCGTGTATGGCACAAAAAAGACAACAAATGGCAAAATGTGCATTTCCACAGGAGCGGCAGCACTGGGGGAAGTGCATTTGGATTCAGTAAATAG
- the LOC123674253 gene encoding calcium/calmodulin-dependent protein kinase type II alpha chain isoform X1 has product MSVPVATTRFSDNYDLKEELGKGAFSVVRRCVQKSTGLEFAAKIINTKKLSARDFQKLEREARICRKLQHPNIVRLHDSIQEENFHYLVFDLVTGGELFEDIVAREFYSEADASHCIQQILESVNHCHQNGVVHRDLKPENLLLASKAKGAAVKLADFGLAIEVQGEQQAWFGFAGTPGYLSPEVLKKEPYGKPVDIWACGVILYILLVGYPPFWDEDQHRLYAQIKAGAYDYPSPEWDTVTPEAKNLINQMLTVNAAKRITAAEALKHPWICQRERVASVVHRQETVDCLKKFNARRKLKGAILTTMLATRNFSIGRSIVVKKGDGSQVKESTDSSTTIEDDDVKEEKKGAVDRSSTVIAKEPEGSGTPPQLPRVASSTSNSLSSSVTTLLMKPNALNLGQAMLQSIQARRQEIIKITEQLIEAINSGDFVAYTKICDPHLTAFEPEAMGNLVEGMDFHKFYFDNGILSKNCKAVNTTILNPHVHLLGEDAACIAYVRLTQYLDKQGQAHTHQSEESRVWHKKDNKWQNVHFHRSGSTGGSAFGFSK; this is encoded by the exons attttcaaaaattggaaCGAGAAGCCAGAATTTGCAGAAAGTTACAGCATCCAAACATAG TGAGATTACATGACAGTATACAAGAAGAAAATTTCCATTATTTGGTATTTGATCT AGTCACAGGTGGAGAAttattcgaagatattgttgcAAGAGAATTTTATTCTGAAGCAGATGCATCCCATTGTATTCAACAAATCTTGGAATCTGTGAATCATTGTCATCAAAATGGTGTAGTACATAGGGATCTTAAG CCTGAAAACCTTTTACTTGCAAGTAAAGCCAAAGGAGCAGCTGTCAAATTGGCTGATTTCGGATTAGCAATAGAAGTACAAGGCGAACAGCAGGCATGGTTCGGTTTTGCAGGTACTCCTGGATATTTATCACCGGAAGTCCTGAAAAAGGAACCATACGGAAAGCCTGTGGACATTTGGGCGTGCGGAGTGATCCTTTACATCCTTCTAGTCGGTTATCCACCATTCTGGGATGAGGATCAGCATCGTCTTTATGCACAGATCAAAGCAGGAGCATATGAC TACCCCAGTCCTGAATGGGATACCGTCACACCAGAAGCCAAAAACCTCATCAATCAGATGCTAACAGTAAATGCAGCAAAGAGGATAACTGCTGCAGAAGCTCTCAAACACCCCTGGATATGC CAACGCGAACGTGTTGCTTCAGTGGTTCACAGACAAGAGACTGTCGATTGCCTCAAGAAATTCAATGCCAGGCGTAAACTCAAA GGCGCTATACTTACCACTATGTTGGCTACAAGGAATTTCTCAA TAGGTAGAAGTATAGTCGTAAAGAAAGGAGATGGATCTCAAGTTAAAGAATCCACAGATAGCTCGACAACAATCGAAGACGATGATGTAAAAG AGGAAAAGAAAGGCGCTGTCGATCGCAGTTCTACCGTTATTGCCAAAGAGCCGGAAG GCTCTGGTACACCACCTCAATTGCCAAGAGTAGCATCTTCAACATCGAACTCCCTCTCCAGCTCTGTAACAACCTTATTGATGAAGCCCAATGCTCTTAATTTAGGACAAGCTATGCTTCAGAGTATACAAG CTCGTCGCCAAGAGATCATCAAAATAACAGAACAACTTATAGAGGCGATCAACTCTGGAGATTTTGTAGCTTATAC AAAAATCTGTGATCCACATCTCACAGCATTCGAACCTGAAGCCATGGGAAATTTAGTGGAGGGAATGGATTTCcacaaattttatttcgataacGGTA TCCTCAGTAAAAACTGTAAGGCAGTTAACACCACCATTTTAAACCCGCATGTTCACCTTTTGGGAGAAGATGCAGCTTGTATAGCCTACGTCAGGCTTACCCAGTACTTAGACAA ACAAGGCCAAGCTCACACCCATCAATCAGAGGAGAGCCGTGTATGGCACAAAAAAGACAACAAATGGCAAAATGTGCATTTCCACAGGAGCGGCAGCACTGGGGGAAGTGCATTTGGATTCAGTAAATAG
- the LOC123674253 gene encoding calcium/calmodulin-dependent protein kinase type II alpha chain isoform X3 encodes MSVPVATTRFSDNYDLKEELGKGAFSVVRRCVQKSTGLEFAAKIINTKKLSARDFQKLEREARICRKLQHPNIVRLHDSIQEENFHYLVFDLVTGGELFEDIVAREFYSEADASHCIQQILESVNHCHQNGVVHRDLKPENLLLASKAKGAAVKLADFGLAIEVQGEQQAWFGFAGTPGYLSPEVLKKEPYGKPVDIWACGVILYILLVGYPPFWDEDQHRLYAQIKAGAYDYPSPEWDTVTPEAKNLINQMLTVNAAKRITAAEALKHPWICQRERVASVVHRQETVDCLKKFNARRKLKGAILTTMLATRNFSIGRSIVVKKGDGSQVKESTDSSTTIEDDDVKEEKKGAVDRSSTVIAKEPEGSGTPPQLPRVASSTSNSLSSSVTTLLMKPNALNLGQAMLQSIQARRQEIIKITEQLIEAINSGDFVAYTKICDPHLTAFEPEAMGNLVEGMDFHKFYFDNVLSKNCKAVNTTILNPHVHLLGEDAACIAYVRLTQYLDKQGQAHTHQSEESRVWHKKDNKWQNVHFHRSGSTGGSAFGFSK; translated from the exons attttcaaaaattggaaCGAGAAGCCAGAATTTGCAGAAAGTTACAGCATCCAAACATAG TGAGATTACATGACAGTATACAAGAAGAAAATTTCCATTATTTGGTATTTGATCT AGTCACAGGTGGAGAAttattcgaagatattgttgcAAGAGAATTTTATTCTGAAGCAGATGCATCCCATTGTATTCAACAAATCTTGGAATCTGTGAATCATTGTCATCAAAATGGTGTAGTACATAGGGATCTTAAG CCTGAAAACCTTTTACTTGCAAGTAAAGCCAAAGGAGCAGCTGTCAAATTGGCTGATTTCGGATTAGCAATAGAAGTACAAGGCGAACAGCAGGCATGGTTCGGTTTTGCAGGTACTCCTGGATATTTATCACCGGAAGTCCTGAAAAAGGAACCATACGGAAAGCCTGTGGACATTTGGGCGTGCGGAGTGATCCTTTACATCCTTCTAGTCGGTTATCCACCATTCTGGGATGAGGATCAGCATCGTCTTTATGCACAGATCAAAGCAGGAGCATATGAC TACCCCAGTCCTGAATGGGATACCGTCACACCAGAAGCCAAAAACCTCATCAATCAGATGCTAACAGTAAATGCAGCAAAGAGGATAACTGCTGCAGAAGCTCTCAAACACCCCTGGATATGC CAACGCGAACGTGTTGCTTCAGTGGTTCACAGACAAGAGACTGTCGATTGCCTCAAGAAATTCAATGCCAGGCGTAAACTCAAA GGCGCTATACTTACCACTATGTTGGCTACAAGGAATTTCTCAA TAGGTAGAAGTATAGTCGTAAAGAAAGGAGATGGATCTCAAGTTAAAGAATCCACAGATAGCTCGACAACAATCGAAGACGATGATGTAAAAG AGGAAAAGAAAGGCGCTGTCGATCGCAGTTCTACCGTTATTGCCAAAGAGCCGGAAG GCTCTGGTACACCACCTCAATTGCCAAGAGTAGCATCTTCAACATCGAACTCCCTCTCCAGCTCTGTAACAACCTTATTGATGAAGCCCAATGCTCTTAATTTAGGACAAGCTATGCTTCAGAGTATACAAG CTCGTCGCCAAGAGATCATCAAAATAACAGAACAACTTATAGAGGCGATCAACTCTGGAGATTTTGTAGCTTATAC AAAAATCTGTGATCCACATCTCACAGCATTCGAACCTGAAGCCATGGGAAATTTAGTGGAGGGAATGGATTTCcacaaattttatttcgataacG TCCTCAGTAAAAACTGTAAGGCAGTTAACACCACCATTTTAAACCCGCATGTTCACCTTTTGGGAGAAGATGCAGCTTGTATAGCCTACGTCAGGCTTACCCAGTACTTAGACAA ACAAGGCCAAGCTCACACCCATCAATCAGAGGAGAGCCGTGTATGGCACAAAAAAGACAACAAATGGCAAAATGTGCATTTCCACAGGAGCGGCAGCACTGGGGGAAGTGCATTTGGATTCAGTAAATAG
- the LOC123674253 gene encoding calcium/calmodulin-dependent protein kinase type II alpha chain isoform X7 — MSVPVATTRFSDNYDLKEELGKGAFSVVRRCVQKSTGLEFAAKIINTKKLSARDFQKLEREARICRKLQHPNIVRLHDSIQEENFHYLVFDLVTGGELFEDIVAREFYSEADASHCIQQILESVNHCHQNGVVHRDLKPENLLLASKAKGAAVKLADFGLAIEVQGEQQAWFGFAGTPGYLSPEVLKKEPYGKPVDIWACGVILYILLVGYPPFWDEDQHRLYAQIKAGAYDYPSPEWDTVTPEAKNLINQMLTVNAAKRITAAEALKHPWICQRERVASVVHRQETVDCLKKFNARRKLKGAILTTMLATRNFSSRSIVVKKGDGSQVKESTDSSTTIEDDDVKEEKKGAVDRSSTVIAKEPEEIRIVCPNKPCTQLSTNSQTSARRQEIIKITEQLIEAINSGDFVAYTKICDPHLTAFEPEAMGNLVEGMDFHKFYFDNGILSKNCKAVNTTILNPHVHLLGEDAACIAYVRLTQYLDKQGQAHTHQSEESRVWHKKDNKWQNVHFHRSGSTGGSAFGFSK, encoded by the exons attttcaaaaattggaaCGAGAAGCCAGAATTTGCAGAAAGTTACAGCATCCAAACATAG TGAGATTACATGACAGTATACAAGAAGAAAATTTCCATTATTTGGTATTTGATCT AGTCACAGGTGGAGAAttattcgaagatattgttgcAAGAGAATTTTATTCTGAAGCAGATGCATCCCATTGTATTCAACAAATCTTGGAATCTGTGAATCATTGTCATCAAAATGGTGTAGTACATAGGGATCTTAAG CCTGAAAACCTTTTACTTGCAAGTAAAGCCAAAGGAGCAGCTGTCAAATTGGCTGATTTCGGATTAGCAATAGAAGTACAAGGCGAACAGCAGGCATGGTTCGGTTTTGCAGGTACTCCTGGATATTTATCACCGGAAGTCCTGAAAAAGGAACCATACGGAAAGCCTGTGGACATTTGGGCGTGCGGAGTGATCCTTTACATCCTTCTAGTCGGTTATCCACCATTCTGGGATGAGGATCAGCATCGTCTTTATGCACAGATCAAAGCAGGAGCATATGAC TACCCCAGTCCTGAATGGGATACCGTCACACCAGAAGCCAAAAACCTCATCAATCAGATGCTAACAGTAAATGCAGCAAAGAGGATAACTGCTGCAGAAGCTCTCAAACACCCCTGGATATGC CAACGCGAACGTGTTGCTTCAGTGGTTCACAGACAAGAGACTGTCGATTGCCTCAAGAAATTCAATGCCAGGCGTAAACTCAAA GGCGCTATACTTACCACTATGTTGGCTACAAGGAATTTCTCAA GTAGAAGTATAGTCGTAAAGAAAGGAGATGGATCTCAAGTTAAAGAATCCACAGATAGCTCGACAACAATCGAAGACGATGATGTAAAAG AGGAAAAGAAAGGCGCTGTCGATCGCAGTTCTACCGTTATTGCCAAAGAGCCGGAAG AAATACGGATTGTGTGCCCCAATAAGCCGTGCACACAGCTATCCACAAATTCTCAAACTTCAG CTCGTCGCCAAGAGATCATCAAAATAACAGAACAACTTATAGAGGCGATCAACTCTGGAGATTTTGTAGCTTATAC AAAAATCTGTGATCCACATCTCACAGCATTCGAACCTGAAGCCATGGGAAATTTAGTGGAGGGAATGGATTTCcacaaattttatttcgataacGGTA TCCTCAGTAAAAACTGTAAGGCAGTTAACACCACCATTTTAAACCCGCATGTTCACCTTTTGGGAGAAGATGCAGCTTGTATAGCCTACGTCAGGCTTACCCAGTACTTAGACAA ACAAGGCCAAGCTCACACCCATCAATCAGAGGAGAGCCGTGTATGGCACAAAAAAGACAACAAATGGCAAAATGTGCATTTCCACAGGAGCGGCAGCACTGGGGGAAGTGCATTTGGATTCAGTAAATAG
- the LOC123674253 gene encoding calcium/calmodulin-dependent protein kinase type II alpha chain isoform X8 has protein sequence MSVPVATTRFSDNYDLKEELGKGAFSVVRRCVQKSTGLEFAAKIINTKKLSARDFQKLEREARICRKLQHPNIVRLHDSIQEENFHYLVFDLVTGGELFEDIVAREFYSEADASHCIQQILESVNHCHQNGVVHRDLKPENLLLASKAKGAAVKLADFGLAIEVQGEQQAWFGFAGTPGYLSPEVLKKEPYGKPVDIWACGVILYILLVGYPPFWDEDQHRLYAQIKAGAYDYPSPEWDTVTPEAKNLINQMLTVNAAKRITAAEALKHPWICQRERVASVVHRQETVDCLKKFNARRKLKGAILTTMLATRNFSIGRSIVVKKGDGSQVKESTDSSTTIEDDDVKEEKKGAVDRSSTVIAKEPEEIRIVCPNKPCTQLSTNSQTSARRQEIIKITEQLIEAINSGDFVAYTKICDPHLTAFEPEAMGNLVEGMDFHKFYFDNVLSKNCKAVNTTILNPHVHLLGEDAACIAYVRLTQYLDKQGQAHTHQSEESRVWHKKDNKWQNVHFHRSGSTGGSAFGFSK, from the exons attttcaaaaattggaaCGAGAAGCCAGAATTTGCAGAAAGTTACAGCATCCAAACATAG TGAGATTACATGACAGTATACAAGAAGAAAATTTCCATTATTTGGTATTTGATCT AGTCACAGGTGGAGAAttattcgaagatattgttgcAAGAGAATTTTATTCTGAAGCAGATGCATCCCATTGTATTCAACAAATCTTGGAATCTGTGAATCATTGTCATCAAAATGGTGTAGTACATAGGGATCTTAAG CCTGAAAACCTTTTACTTGCAAGTAAAGCCAAAGGAGCAGCTGTCAAATTGGCTGATTTCGGATTAGCAATAGAAGTACAAGGCGAACAGCAGGCATGGTTCGGTTTTGCAGGTACTCCTGGATATTTATCACCGGAAGTCCTGAAAAAGGAACCATACGGAAAGCCTGTGGACATTTGGGCGTGCGGAGTGATCCTTTACATCCTTCTAGTCGGTTATCCACCATTCTGGGATGAGGATCAGCATCGTCTTTATGCACAGATCAAAGCAGGAGCATATGAC TACCCCAGTCCTGAATGGGATACCGTCACACCAGAAGCCAAAAACCTCATCAATCAGATGCTAACAGTAAATGCAGCAAAGAGGATAACTGCTGCAGAAGCTCTCAAACACCCCTGGATATGC CAACGCGAACGTGTTGCTTCAGTGGTTCACAGACAAGAGACTGTCGATTGCCTCAAGAAATTCAATGCCAGGCGTAAACTCAAA GGCGCTATACTTACCACTATGTTGGCTACAAGGAATTTCTCAA TAGGTAGAAGTATAGTCGTAAAGAAAGGAGATGGATCTCAAGTTAAAGAATCCACAGATAGCTCGACAACAATCGAAGACGATGATGTAAAAG AGGAAAAGAAAGGCGCTGTCGATCGCAGTTCTACCGTTATTGCCAAAGAGCCGGAAG AAATACGGATTGTGTGCCCCAATAAGCCGTGCACACAGCTATCCACAAATTCTCAAACTTCAG CTCGTCGCCAAGAGATCATCAAAATAACAGAACAACTTATAGAGGCGATCAACTCTGGAGATTTTGTAGCTTATAC AAAAATCTGTGATCCACATCTCACAGCATTCGAACCTGAAGCCATGGGAAATTTAGTGGAGGGAATGGATTTCcacaaattttatttcgataacG TCCTCAGTAAAAACTGTAAGGCAGTTAACACCACCATTTTAAACCCGCATGTTCACCTTTTGGGAGAAGATGCAGCTTGTATAGCCTACGTCAGGCTTACCCAGTACTTAGACAA ACAAGGCCAAGCTCACACCCATCAATCAGAGGAGAGCCGTGTATGGCACAAAAAAGACAACAAATGGCAAAATGTGCATTTCCACAGGAGCGGCAGCACTGGGGGAAGTGCATTTGGATTCAGTAAATAG
- the LOC123674253 gene encoding calcium/calmodulin-dependent protein kinase type II alpha chain isoform X2, with product MSVPVATTRFSDNYDLKEELGKGAFSVVRRCVQKSTGLEFAAKIINTKKLSARDFQKLEREARICRKLQHPNIVRLHDSIQEENFHYLVFDLVTGGELFEDIVAREFYSEADASHCIQQILESVNHCHQNGVVHRDLKPENLLLASKAKGAAVKLADFGLAIEVQGEQQAWFGFAGTPGYLSPEVLKKEPYGKPVDIWACGVILYILLVGYPPFWDEDQHRLYAQIKAGAYDYPSPEWDTVTPEAKNLINQMLTVNAAKRITAAEALKHPWICQRERVASVVHRQETVDCLKKFNARRKLKGAILTTMLATRNFSSRSIVVKKGDGSQVKESTDSSTTIEDDDVKEEKKGAVDRSSTVIAKEPEGSGTPPQLPRVASSTSNSLSSSVTTLLMKPNALNLGQAMLQSIQARRQEIIKITEQLIEAINSGDFVAYTKICDPHLTAFEPEAMGNLVEGMDFHKFYFDNGILSKNCKAVNTTILNPHVHLLGEDAACIAYVRLTQYLDKQGQAHTHQSEESRVWHKKDNKWQNVHFHRSGSTGGSAFGFSK from the exons attttcaaaaattggaaCGAGAAGCCAGAATTTGCAGAAAGTTACAGCATCCAAACATAG TGAGATTACATGACAGTATACAAGAAGAAAATTTCCATTATTTGGTATTTGATCT AGTCACAGGTGGAGAAttattcgaagatattgttgcAAGAGAATTTTATTCTGAAGCAGATGCATCCCATTGTATTCAACAAATCTTGGAATCTGTGAATCATTGTCATCAAAATGGTGTAGTACATAGGGATCTTAAG CCTGAAAACCTTTTACTTGCAAGTAAAGCCAAAGGAGCAGCTGTCAAATTGGCTGATTTCGGATTAGCAATAGAAGTACAAGGCGAACAGCAGGCATGGTTCGGTTTTGCAGGTACTCCTGGATATTTATCACCGGAAGTCCTGAAAAAGGAACCATACGGAAAGCCTGTGGACATTTGGGCGTGCGGAGTGATCCTTTACATCCTTCTAGTCGGTTATCCACCATTCTGGGATGAGGATCAGCATCGTCTTTATGCACAGATCAAAGCAGGAGCATATGAC TACCCCAGTCCTGAATGGGATACCGTCACACCAGAAGCCAAAAACCTCATCAATCAGATGCTAACAGTAAATGCAGCAAAGAGGATAACTGCTGCAGAAGCTCTCAAACACCCCTGGATATGC CAACGCGAACGTGTTGCTTCAGTGGTTCACAGACAAGAGACTGTCGATTGCCTCAAGAAATTCAATGCCAGGCGTAAACTCAAA GGCGCTATACTTACCACTATGTTGGCTACAAGGAATTTCTCAA GTAGAAGTATAGTCGTAAAGAAAGGAGATGGATCTCAAGTTAAAGAATCCACAGATAGCTCGACAACAATCGAAGACGATGATGTAAAAG AGGAAAAGAAAGGCGCTGTCGATCGCAGTTCTACCGTTATTGCCAAAGAGCCGGAAG GCTCTGGTACACCACCTCAATTGCCAAGAGTAGCATCTTCAACATCGAACTCCCTCTCCAGCTCTGTAACAACCTTATTGATGAAGCCCAATGCTCTTAATTTAGGACAAGCTATGCTTCAGAGTATACAAG CTCGTCGCCAAGAGATCATCAAAATAACAGAACAACTTATAGAGGCGATCAACTCTGGAGATTTTGTAGCTTATAC AAAAATCTGTGATCCACATCTCACAGCATTCGAACCTGAAGCCATGGGAAATTTAGTGGAGGGAATGGATTTCcacaaattttatttcgataacGGTA TCCTCAGTAAAAACTGTAAGGCAGTTAACACCACCATTTTAAACCCGCATGTTCACCTTTTGGGAGAAGATGCAGCTTGTATAGCCTACGTCAGGCTTACCCAGTACTTAGACAA ACAAGGCCAAGCTCACACCCATCAATCAGAGGAGAGCCGTGTATGGCACAAAAAAGACAACAAATGGCAAAATGTGCATTTCCACAGGAGCGGCAGCACTGGGGGAAGTGCATTTGGATTCAGTAAATAG